The Sorex araneus isolate mSorAra2 chromosome X, mSorAra2.pri, whole genome shotgun sequence DNA segment TCAAGTACAGGGCACCACATCTCACATATTGAATTACTGAAAacgaacatatatttttttcttttttattgaatcaccatgagatatacagttaaaaaggtgttcatgattaggtttcagtcatacagtgttcattggtgtacatttaccaccaccaatgtcccagttttcctcccaatcacctgcccacctcctcctccccctgccgcAGCCCCAAAGCTCACATCtatgggaaacttttttttttttttgctttttgggccacacccagtgatgcacaggggttcctcctggcttttcactcaggaagtactcctggcagtgctcaggggaccatatgggatgctgggaattgaacccaggtgggccgcgtgccctacccactgcgctatcgctctggtccctatgGCAgacttttcttttatctctctctttattttcattttaggaaCTGTGGTTTGCAATCCTGTTCCTGAAAGAGTAtcgtgcatatcactttacctcctttcagtactcaggTCTTGCCCAGAATGATAatgtccaactatcattgtcataatggtcccttctctgcttaaactgcactccccctccccatttGTCACAAAATTCCTACCACAGACCAGTCCtactggcccttgtttttactgtctttgaatattattcacatactgtgggttgttaatttttttcattccacaaatgagtgcaatcactctacgtctgtccctctccctctgactgatttcactcagcttactctccacgtccatccacggaggagcaaatttcatgactaaaaatgaacataatttgTCTTATGTTTCAACCGTCGCTTCCCTGTTAAAAATGGTACATCAGCTTTTTGCATTAACCTCACCTAGCTGCAAGTCTAGGGTATAAAAGCCAGGAGAAAatgatggactttttttttttttttcaacagttaACATGTCAGGACCTTCCTCGGGGGTGAAGGGGTTTGTGGGAGCACTGCAGATGGAGCACCGTTATGCTGTCTGTGCCAAAAATTCCACATACTGGCCCCGAGCCTCGAAATGGTCAGCTGGCCGGTTGTACGCCGTCCACACGGGTTCCCCCACAAACAGCCGCATGGCTTTCACGTAGTTCtagaaaacacacaaacataccccATATACATCAGACCCGCTGCAAGAGAACTTTCCTAGTGATTCCTACTGTTCAGATTTAACACTTCAGCTACATCTTATGGCCTGAAGGTGACCGTCAGGTGCCCATGCCCATGGCACTGGTACACAGGGGCAATGACAATCAGCTCCGAGGTGCAGTTGACACAGATTAATGCACTAGACAGAAGCAGCTGAGCTGTGGAAGGACCCATCCCCACTGCTTCTATTTCCTTGGACCCCATTTCCTAGGCACTTACGGGCTCCCTgctgagcatggtggtggtgggggcggatACTTTGGCAATGCCCATCAAGATGACAAATCTGGTTTTGTTCCTATTCGTTCTGGGGGCAGGGACCATACTCAGCggtactcggggattactcctgctctgtgctcaaggatcactcctggcagtgctcaaggaccactatTGGCAGGGCTCCAGGTGACCCTGCTAGGTCacctgcaaggctagtgccctacttgctgcaccatctctccagcccctcggtgTCTTTTAATCCAGATTTCAGTATTAGGAACTTATCCTACAGGCAAACTTACTACATGGTACAAATGGTACATGTTTAAGGTTTATTGATTACAGCACCATTTATAATGCCAAAAAAACTGGACACAACTTCGACCGCATCGTTAGGGATCGCCATTCACTGGAGTCAACTATAGTTTTAGGTCCATCCAAGCATGGGTACTTGCTCTGTACACGAGCCCATGCACTCACATACTGATACGAAAtgacccccatcccccccgccccgcctcaagCATAGGAAGAGGAAAACACTGAAAAACACAGAACTACATATGGAAGTTGCTACATCTTGTGTTACAAAGAAGAAACCGTACTGATTCACATGTGCCACTGTATCTCTCTCACAAGATACTGAAAGCTCTGATACTGGTTACGTTCAGGGAGAGAAGCCAAGGGTGAGAAGCAAGGGACAGTGAGGTAGGTCCTTCACTGCATCTCCTTGTATGTtgaggggccaggagatagtacggTACTTaggggtttgactcccagcaccacctggccccccaagcatcatcaggtgcagccctggaggcccccaacaaCCATCGGGGCGGCCCAAgtatccccaacactgcagggcctgagtaaTACTGCAGCCTTGGTGCCTTATACTGAGCCACCAGCCCTGTTGCTCAAAAATCACCGGTGGAactcccagacctcctgagcactgcttgggagcagtctcatcccaacaaaacaaaaacaattagttCTGTTTCTACTGTCCAACATTAATGACTATAATGCCTCACTGATCAGATCGAAAATGAAATGCTCTTAAAAATGGTGAAACAGGATCAGATACATGTGCTGGAGAAcagaaaaatactttaataagattgtagcactgtagcactgctgtcccattgttcatcgatttgctcgagcgggaaccagtaacgtctacattgtgagacttgttgttactgttttgggcatatcgaatacaccacggtagcttgccaggctctgccatgtgggcaggatattctcagtagcttgccaggctctctaagagggacggaggaatcgaacctgggtcagccatgtgcaaggcaaacgccctacccactgtgctatcgctccagtcctttataaGATAAAGTGACAAAAACTCTAGAGATACCTCACAAAGCTATATATTTATTGAGCCTATCACCACCCtttttttagaggaaaaaaaaaatcccttggtGCTTCCCTAGAAATCTACTTTCTTCAAAGATAGAAAAGGCACCTCCCAAGTGCACCTGAGGCTACGATCGCCACCTCCTGCACTCACTTTGGGAAACCCCTACCCCAGAATCTCAGCGTGGTCTCCAGTAAAAGGGTGGGGGGGACCACTTCCTGCTCACATGGCCGCTTCCTTGGCCAGTGGTATGTTCCAGCACAGCCTCCAGCAGGCCCTCCCTGTGGGCTAGGAGCTAAAGGGGCTCTCGGGGCGCTGGTACCTGCTCGGAGCAGGGGTTCTAGCAGCGCAGTGGAAAAAACACCATGGAAGTTTCCAACACCCCAAGGACCAACAGATTTAAACATGAAACACAGCAATCCTACCTTTTCGTCCAGGGTGAAGCGGTGATAAATCCCCGCGGGAAGAGTGATCATGTCTCCTTTCTCCATGAAAATCCGGATCCACTGGTCCTCCTTATCCCTTACATCAAAGTACCCACTGCCATCCAAGATGTAGCGAATCTCTTCGTCCAAGTGCAAGTGCTCCTCGTAAAACATCTTAATCTAGAACAGGAGGGAATTCTCTCAGTCTACCCAGAGATCGATCACGCATGTCAGCAATCACTGGCCACAGCCTTCAAAGACCAGAGTTGATGTCCATGGAGATTCTGGCCATCAAAATTGGAAGTAGTATAATATGGGGGGCAGCTAGGATATTTCATATGGGCTAGCAACCAActagaagtaaaagaaagaattaaCAGTGCCATAACCATGACGCCGGACCACACGCTAGGCTGTTTCATTCCGGGCGCCctggagtggggcgggtgagagccctccccgcccccagggacCCGGCCTGGGCAGCCGAAAacctcaactgccaccatgctcacagccgctctccacaagctcaggccgagcctcacccatgagtaaagctatccctggacatctcatacctgaCACCACTCATACCCTAAGAGTaatgcaccacatttgatggggtttgaagTAGAAGGGAACCAATCTTAGAAgggaatatatttttacagatatataaatatagatatatatttatatagtatatagatatatctatatagatatatatagatatagatatatagatatagatataagcacataaggctcaacctttaacaacatgttagtgatcttttatagAGGGGGTtagtgacccctgggtgaaattcaacaatcttcacacactttcct contains these protein-coding regions:
- the ADI1 gene encoding acireductone dioxygenase, whose product is MVQAWYMDESADDPRLPHRAEPSRPVGLEQLRRLGVLYWKLDADKYENDPELEKIRKERHYSWMDIITICKDKLPNYEEKIKMFYEEHLHLDEEIRYILDGSGYFDVRDKEDQWIRIFMEKGDMITLPAGIYHRFTLDEKNYVKAMRLFVGEPVWTAYNRPADHFEARGQYVEFLAQTA